In Dehalococcoidia bacterium, a genomic segment contains:
- a CDS encoding heme A synthase codes for MSSERAQIIFRVVVVAAVVAAFGQVTLGGVVRVTNSGLGCPDWPLCYGQIIPPFSVPTMIEYSHRLSASVLSLFVLGTAVLAWLQFRENRVVIGSSIAALVLVVVAAILGGVTVLTELEWWVVLFHLGIAEMLLASLIVAAIGGWSVSRAENESAVAKPGATTRNLVIAAIVGAFMLILSGSYMVGYGAGTSCATWPLCRGSFWPSDAAAYLIHMGHRYIAALVGLIVLAAAWHVIRNFQDNPPARLAALAVILVFAIQIIVGAAVIWTKFGADFKAVHLSVATLVWAALVTMVGLIYLPQQKTVTAATALRFQQA; via the coding sequence ATGTCGAGCGAGAGGGCACAGATCATCTTCCGCGTAGTGGTGGTTGCCGCGGTGGTAGCGGCGTTTGGACAGGTCACCCTGGGAGGAGTGGTGAGGGTCACAAACTCTGGTCTGGGTTGTCCCGATTGGCCTCTTTGCTATGGTCAGATCATTCCCCCATTCAGCGTGCCCACCATGATCGAGTACAGTCATCGATTGTCAGCATCTGTTCTCAGTCTGTTCGTATTGGGTACAGCAGTTCTGGCATGGCTGCAATTCCGCGAAAACCGGGTTGTCATCGGCAGTTCGATCGCGGCACTCGTGCTGGTGGTCGTCGCTGCCATATTGGGCGGTGTCACCGTGCTCACCGAGCTTGAATGGTGGGTGGTGCTGTTTCACCTCGGAATAGCCGAGATGCTCCTAGCTTCCCTGATTGTCGCCGCGATAGGGGGATGGAGCGTCAGCCGTGCCGAAAACGAGTCCGCTGTGGCAAAGCCCGGCGCGACTACCCGGAATCTGGTAATCGCGGCAATAGTTGGCGCATTCATGCTTATTCTGTCGGGATCGTACATGGTCGGCTACGGGGCCGGGACATCATGCGCTACTTGGCCCCTCTGCAGAGGCAGCTTCTGGCCGTCAGATGCGGCGGCCTATTTGATACACATGGGGCACCGCTACATCGCCGCCCTGGTCGGGCTTATCGTTCTGGCCGCGGCGTGGCACGTGATACGTAATTTCCAGGACAACCCTCCCGCGCGGCTCGCGGCACTGGCTGTCATTCTGGTATTTGCGATACAGATAATTGTCGGCGCAGCAGTGATATGGACGAAGTTCGGAGCGGACTTCAAGGCCGTCCACCTGAGCGTCGCAACGCTTGTCTGGGCGGCACTGGTGACTATGGTCGGGCTTATCTACCTGCCTCAGCAGAAGACGGTTACTGCAGCCACAGCGCTGCGGTTCCAGCAAGCCTAG